The segment CGGCACCAGCACGGCCTTGGCCGACGCCGCCGCGGACCGCAGTGCATCTTCCGGGAACGGCCACATGGTGATCGGGCGGAACAGTCCAGCCTTGATGCCGGCGTCGCGCAGCAACGAAACGGCGCGGCGCGCGGCGCGCGCGCTGATGCCGTAGGACACGACCAGCAGGTCGGCATCCTCGGTCTGCAGCGCCTCGAACTTCTCGATCTCGGCACGATGCCGCTCGGTCTTGTTGAGGATGCGATCCATCATCGCCGTGACGGCCGCCGGGTCCTGCGTCGGGAAACCGGCTTCTCCGTGGGTCAGACCGGTGGTGTGGGTGCGAAGCCCCTCGCCCGGCCGCACCATCGGCGGCACGTCGTCGCCATCGAGCGCATAAGGTTTGAAGCCTTCGTCCGACGGATCGGCCCATTTTCGTTCGACCAGCGTTTCCGGCTGGCGCAGCTCGATCGGCTCGAGCAGCTGCGCGATCACCTGATCGTAGAGCACGACCACCGGCACGCGCAGCTTCTCGCTGAGCTCGAAGGCGCGGATCGTTTCGTCATAGATCTCCTGCACCGATTCCGGCGTAATGACGATGATCGGATGGTCGCCATGGGTGCCCCAGCGCGCCTGCATCAGGTCGCCCTGCGCCGGCCGCGTCGGCATACCGGTCGACGGCCCGCCGCGCATCACGTTGATGATCACGCACGGCACTTCCGTCATCGCCGCGTAGCCTATGTTTTCCTGCTTCAGCGAGAAGCCGGGACCGCTGGTCGCCGTCATCACCTTGGCGCCGCCCAGCGACGCACCGACGATGGCGCCCATCGAGGCGATCTCGTCTTCCATCTGGATGAAGGTACCGCCGACCCTGGGTAGCTCGCGCGACATGCGCTCTGCCACTTCCGAGGACGGGGTAATGGGATAGCCGGCGAAAAACCGGCAGCCGGCGGCAATCGCCGCCATGGCGCAGGCATGGTTGCCCGCAAGCGGAGCAGTCGTCGTCATTCCGCCGCCTCCAGAACTGTCATCCGGTC is part of the Hyphomicrobiales bacterium genome and harbors:
- a CDS encoding 2-oxoglutarate synthase subunit alpha, translated to MTTTAPLAGNHACAMAAIAAGCRFFAGYPITPSSEVAERMSRELPRVGGTFIQMEDEIASMGAIVGASLGGAKVMTATSGPGFSLKQENIGYAAMTEVPCVIINVMRGGPSTGMPTRPAQGDLMQARWGTHGDHPIIVITPESVQEIYDETIRAFELSEKLRVPVVVLYDQVIAQLLEPIELRQPETLVERKWADPSDEGFKPYALDGDDVPPMVRPGEGLRTHTTGLTHGEAGFPTQDPAAVTAMMDRILNKTERHRAEIEKFEALQTEDADLLVVSYGISARAARRAVSLLRDAGIKAGLFRPITMWPFPEDALRSAAASAKAVLVPEMSAGQLSLEVERVLAGKCPVSSLGKIDGEPITPAEIVARGKDLSND